From a region of the Aeoliella mucimassa genome:
- a CDS encoding alpha/beta hydrolase, whose translation MNPIRAVERLLVYPAPSRSKGDWSPRWIENEDVWFDSADGTKLHGWYVPHPEPKHVILYSHGNNEHVGNQVNQLLRLQSMLDATVLVYDYRGYGKSAGRPTEKGLIADGLAAHQWLLDRTGLAAHDVVLIGRSLGGGVSVAIAAERGAKALVLDATFPRMVDAASYNYPWLPVKTLMLDRYDSLSRITQYHGPVFQSHRTTDEVVPVHLARQLTEQAPGDLKHFFEIPHGRHNESLPPDYYTALDKFLERAHRAQNFRGVPLATLPSTASSVLQTQ comes from the coding sequence TTGAATCCGATTCGCGCCGTGGAACGCCTGCTGGTCTATCCGGCACCGTCACGCAGCAAAGGCGACTGGTCGCCGCGATGGATTGAGAATGAAGATGTTTGGTTCGATTCGGCCGATGGCACCAAGCTGCACGGATGGTACGTGCCGCATCCAGAGCCGAAGCACGTAATCCTCTACTCGCACGGCAACAACGAACATGTCGGCAATCAAGTAAATCAGCTACTTCGCCTGCAGTCGATGCTCGACGCAACCGTGCTGGTTTACGATTACCGTGGCTATGGCAAGAGCGCTGGTCGTCCAACGGAAAAGGGACTGATCGCCGACGGCTTGGCCGCCCACCAATGGCTGCTTGATCGCACTGGCCTCGCAGCCCACGACGTGGTGCTAATCGGTCGATCGCTCGGGGGTGGAGTGAGCGTGGCGATCGCTGCCGAGCGCGGCGCGAAGGCCCTGGTGCTCGACGCAACGTTTCCGCGCATGGTCGACGCGGCGAGCTACAACTATCCGTGGTTGCCGGTCAAGACACTGATGCTCGATCGGTACGATTCGCTGAGCCGCATCACTCAGTACCATGGCCCGGTGTTCCAGAGTCATCGCACCACCGACGAAGTGGTACCTGTGCACCTCGCCCGTCAACTCACCGAGCAGGCACCTGGCGACTTGAAGCACTTCTTCGAGATCCCGCACGGGCGTCACAACGAATCGTTGCCGCCCGACTACTACACGGCCCTCGATAAGTTCCTCGAGCGTGCTCACCGCGCGCAGAACTTCCGCGGTGTCCCTCTCGCGACTCTGCCGAGCACAGCCAGCAGCGTGTTGCAAACACAGTAG
- a CDS encoding PrsW family glutamic-type intramembrane protease, translated as MYWNLRTKTRQPEFVWKLAFGVLVVGMLIAWMVQPSELSGSMEDVLNAPEAPPFEEYDEYKEYNEYVGYLDQLSMSRQWVRYWWAIPKIMWLGAVPGATAVALVTGICWFVFIVQAGQPHREHGIRWWLAALAVPLGVLSIWPTLFAVDWQDIEMGISEADDLKAGLKFFIAGVGLREELCKLLMFVPLLPPIIRRRNEREALIVAACVGLGFAMEENINYILGTGDATGRFLTANFFHMSLTGIAGLALCRGIWCPRERAAEAGVVFLVAVFVHGLYDAFIVLPDLQILGLARPC; from the coding sequence ATGTATTGGAATTTGCGGACGAAAACCCGCCAGCCCGAATTCGTGTGGAAGCTAGCATTCGGTGTGCTGGTGGTCGGAATGCTGATTGCCTGGATGGTGCAGCCGAGCGAGCTGAGTGGGTCGATGGAAGACGTGCTCAACGCCCCCGAAGCACCGCCATTCGAGGAGTACGACGAGTACAAGGAATACAACGAGTACGTCGGCTATCTGGATCAGCTCTCGATGTCGAGACAATGGGTGCGCTATTGGTGGGCGATTCCAAAGATCATGTGGTTGGGGGCAGTGCCCGGGGCGACGGCAGTTGCTTTGGTGACCGGCATCTGCTGGTTTGTCTTTATCGTGCAAGCCGGCCAGCCGCATCGCGAGCATGGCATTCGGTGGTGGTTGGCCGCGCTGGCGGTGCCGCTGGGGGTGCTGAGCATTTGGCCCACTCTGTTTGCCGTCGACTGGCAGGATATCGAGATGGGCATTTCCGAAGCGGATGACCTCAAAGCGGGGCTCAAGTTCTTCATCGCGGGGGTGGGGCTTCGCGAGGAACTCTGCAAGCTGCTGATGTTCGTGCCGCTATTGCCGCCGATTATTCGCCGCCGTAACGAACGCGAAGCCTTGATCGTTGCCGCGTGCGTTGGACTCGGCTTTGCGATGGAGGAGAATATCAATTACATACTTGGTACGGGGGACGCTACGGGGAGGTTCCTCACCGCAAACTTCTTCCACATGTCGCTTACGGGGATTGCGGGGCTCGCGCTCTGTCGAGGCATCTGGTGTCCTCGCGAGCGGGCAGCCGAGGCAGGCGTGGTGTTTCTCGTCGCGGTCTTCGTGCACGGGTTGTACGACGCATTCATCGTACTGCCCGACTTGCAGATTCTTGGTTTGGCAAGGCCTTGTTGA
- the metK gene encoding methionine adenosyltransferase encodes MASGKYLFTSEAVSMGHPDKLADQISDGVLDALFAQDPNSRVACETMVTTGVVVIAGEISTEATVDMQKIVREVIKDVGYTDAAMGISADHCAVMVAIDEQSPDIAMGVDSNADANKDVGAGDQGLMFGYACNDTPELMPLPIALSHRIMNLLTDARKNGSIPWLRPDSKSQVTVEYDENTPLRVDTVVVSTQHDESVLTADGKLMNEESKKEIIDSVIKPALEDWVNDDITYHINPTGKFVVGGPHGDCGLTGRKIIVDTYGGWGRHGGGAFSGKDPTKVDRSAAYMARYVAKNIVASGLAERCEVQLAYAIGVSEPVSVYVDTEETGKIDDAAICELVKEHFPLTPAGIIEHLDLRRPIFRKTAAGGHFGRTEPEFYWEKTDKAEVLAEAAKATVAS; translated from the coding sequence GTGGCATCTGGCAAGTACCTATTTACTAGCGAGGCGGTTAGCATGGGGCATCCCGACAAGCTGGCCGACCAAATCTCCGATGGTGTGCTGGATGCCCTGTTCGCCCAGGATCCGAACAGCCGCGTCGCCTGCGAAACGATGGTGACCACCGGCGTGGTGGTGATCGCCGGCGAGATTTCGACCGAAGCAACGGTCGACATGCAGAAGATTGTCCGCGAAGTCATTAAAGACGTCGGCTACACCGATGCGGCCATGGGCATCAGTGCCGATCACTGTGCAGTGATGGTGGCCATCGACGAGCAGTCGCCCGACATCGCGATGGGTGTCGACAGCAACGCCGATGCGAACAAAGACGTCGGCGCCGGCGACCAAGGCCTGATGTTCGGCTACGCCTGCAACGATACCCCGGAACTGATGCCGCTGCCGATTGCGTTGTCGCACCGCATCATGAACCTGCTGACCGACGCCCGCAAGAATGGCAGCATTCCTTGGCTGCGTCCCGACAGCAAGAGCCAGGTCACGGTGGAATACGACGAGAACACCCCGCTTCGCGTCGACACCGTGGTGGTGAGCACGCAGCACGACGAGAGCGTGTTGACTGCCGACGGCAAGCTGATGAACGAAGAGTCGAAGAAAGAGATCATCGACAGCGTCATCAAGCCCGCCTTGGAAGACTGGGTGAACGACGACATTACCTACCACATCAACCCCACCGGCAAGTTCGTGGTCGGCGGCCCACACGGCGACTGCGGTCTGACTGGTCGTAAGATCATTGTCGACACCTACGGCGGCTGGGGCCGTCACGGCGGTGGTGCTTTCAGTGGAAAGGACCCCACCAAGGTCGACCGCTCGGCTGCCTACATGGCTCGCTACGTGGCCAAGAACATCGTGGCCTCGGGTCTGGCCGAGCGTTGCGAAGTGCAGCTGGCCTACGCGATTGGCGTTTCGGAGCCCGTGAGCGTGTACGTCGACACCGAAGAGACCGGCAAAATCGACGATGCGGCGATCTGCGAGCTGGTGAAAGAGCACTTCCCGCTGACCCCTGCGGGAATTATCGAACACCTCGACCTGCGTCGCCCGATTTTCCGTAAAACCGCTGCTGGTGGGCACTTCGGGCGCACCGAGCCGGAGTTTTACTGGGAAAAGACCGACAAAGCCGAAGTGCTGGCCGAAGCCGCCAAGGCGACAGTGGCCAGCTAA
- the ruvA gene encoding Holliday junction branch migration protein RuvA has protein sequence MITKVTGRLISLAGDALTLSVGPYEHEIFIPEFTRRHLQDKIGKETSLYTIEYFEGDPTRGRLTPRMIGFTSSIEREFFELFCQVDGVGVKKALRAMVRPVQEVAALIEDQDAKGLAALPGIGPATAERVIAKLRRKVPKFALLIGRETPDLAPLERDLASEAFETLRALGHSEADARRKLDEVMGRKKKFKNVEELLHAVYENREN, from the coding sequence ATGATTACCAAAGTCACTGGACGACTGATATCGCTGGCCGGCGATGCTTTGACCTTGTCCGTTGGGCCGTATGAACACGAGATCTTCATCCCCGAATTCACTCGTCGGCACTTGCAGGACAAGATCGGCAAGGAGACTTCACTGTACACCATCGAGTACTTCGAGGGCGATCCGACTCGCGGGCGGCTGACGCCGCGGATGATTGGCTTCACCTCGAGCATCGAGCGGGAGTTCTTCGAGCTGTTCTGCCAGGTCGACGGGGTCGGCGTGAAGAAGGCTCTGCGGGCGATGGTCCGCCCGGTACAGGAAGTGGCCGCGCTGATCGAAGACCAGGACGCCAAGGGGCTTGCCGCCCTGCCTGGCATCGGTCCGGCGACCGCCGAGCGGGTGATCGCCAAGCTGCGCCGCAAAGTGCCGAAGTTCGCGCTGCTCATCGGCCGCGAAACGCCCGACCTCGCCCCCCTCGAGCGGGATCTCGCCAGCGAGGCCTTCGAAACCCTCCGGGCGCTGGGGCACAGCGAGGCCGATGCTCGTCGGAAGCTCGACGAGGTGATGGGCCGCAAGAAGAAGTTCAAAAACGTCGAGGAATTGCTACACGCAGTCTACGAGAATCGCGAGAACTAG
- a CDS encoding alpha/beta hydrolase: MSLKSKLATIGWRIGRLVLIAYLLVVLLMTFLETWLVYPAPSAEEGDWTAALYEHEDVWIESAGDVKLHGWLFEHPNPKHYLLYCHGNGELVCHNADLMNFLRDDLEATVLIFDYRGYGKSEGSPYEAGVVADGQAAHRWLADYAGIETNQVVVMGCSLGGGVAVASAAELGAKALVLQSTFGRMVDTAAKLHPWLPVRLVMKNRYDSIGRIANYNGPLLQSHGTEDDLIPIEQGRQLFDASKATQKEWYEYSGGHTSGVPITYYPVLKRFLNGLAAPESEP, encoded by the coding sequence ATGTCGCTGAAATCGAAGCTTGCCACCATCGGATGGCGTATCGGTAGGCTGGTGTTGATTGCCTACTTGCTGGTGGTACTGCTGATGACCTTCCTCGAGACCTGGCTCGTATACCCCGCCCCATCGGCGGAAGAGGGAGATTGGACCGCCGCCCTCTATGAGCACGAAGACGTGTGGATCGAATCGGCTGGCGACGTCAAGTTGCATGGCTGGCTGTTCGAGCATCCCAACCCCAAACATTACCTGCTGTACTGTCACGGCAACGGTGAGTTGGTGTGCCACAACGCCGATTTGATGAACTTTCTCCGTGACGACCTCGAAGCCACGGTGCTGATCTTCGACTATCGCGGCTACGGCAAAAGCGAAGGGAGCCCCTACGAAGCTGGTGTTGTCGCCGACGGGCAAGCCGCGCATCGTTGGCTGGCCGATTATGCTGGCATCGAAACCAATCAGGTCGTCGTGATGGGATGCTCACTTGGCGGCGGCGTCGCGGTTGCCTCGGCGGCTGAGCTCGGTGCTAAAGCCCTGGTACTGCAGAGCACGTTTGGCCGCATGGTAGACACTGCTGCCAAGCTGCACCCCTGGCTGCCGGTGCGGCTAGTGATGAAGAACCGCTACGACTCGATCGGGCGCATCGCCAACTACAATGGCCCGCTGCTGCAGAGTCATGGCACCGAAGACGATCTGATTCCGATCGAACAAGGACGGCAATTGTTTGATGCCTCAAAAGCAACGCAGAAAGAGTGGTACGAGTACTCCGGCGGGCATACATCAGGGGTGCCGATCACCTATTATCCTGTTCTGAAACGGTTTCTCAACGGCTTAGCCGCTCCGGAGAGCGAGCCCTAA
- a CDS encoding DUF433 domain-containing protein, translated as MTNFDRITVDPTVMSGQPCIRGMRLTVRRVLEALATYSDRNELAQEYPELEDQDIKQALEYAAASLDDRVLELN; from the coding sequence ATGACAAATTTTGATCGCATTACCGTCGATCCCACCGTTATGTCGGGACAACCGTGTATCCGTGGAATGAGGCTTACGGTACGACGAGTGCTCGAAGCCCTGGCGACCTATTCCGATCGCAATGAGTTGGCACAAGAATACCCAGAGCTTGAGGACCAAGACATTAAGCAAGCATTGGAGTATGCCGCCGCAAGCCTTGACGATCGAGTTTTGGAATTGAACTGA
- the ispF gene encoding 2-C-methyl-D-erythritol 2,4-cyclodiphosphate synthase, which translates to MYRIGLGDDTHRTAPGGPLVLGGIEVPHDQHLVGHSDADVLLHALTDALLGAAGLPDIGQLFPNTADENRGRDSAEFLTAAYAKVTEAGYQLVNADCVIAAQRPKISPFKDAMRHRIAGLLRVNPLDIGIKAKTGEEVGPVGRCESIEARAVVLLEKIPKATS; encoded by the coding sequence GTGTATCGCATTGGTTTAGGCGACGACACTCACCGCACCGCCCCCGGCGGCCCGCTGGTGCTCGGCGGCATCGAGGTGCCGCACGACCAACACCTGGTCGGGCACAGCGACGCCGACGTGCTGCTGCACGCGCTGACCGACGCGCTGCTCGGTGCGGCCGGCCTGCCCGATATCGGCCAGCTGTTTCCCAACACCGCCGACGAGAATCGCGGGCGGGACTCGGCCGAGTTTCTCACCGCGGCCTACGCCAAGGTGACCGAAGCCGGCTACCAGCTGGTGAACGCCGACTGCGTGATAGCAGCCCAACGCCCGAAAATCAGCCCTTTCAAAGACGCCATGCGGCATCGCATCGCGGGGCTGCTGCGGGTAAATCCCCTGGATATCGGCATTAAAGCCAAAACCGGCGAAGAAGTCGGCCCCGTTGGCCGCTGCGAGTCGATCGAGGCCCGGGCGGTCGTGCTGCTCGAAAAAATACCGAAAGCGACTTCGTAG
- a CDS encoding IS5 family transposase produces the protein MATKEKRTYKVTNWKEYNKSLIERGNITIWFSDEALENWEHPNDQTKVGRPFVFSDTAIECLLTIRELLKLPYRQTEGFGRSLVAMLGVEAAIPNYSSLAKRASKLNVSLDIANKRGDIDIVVDSTGMKVFGEGEWKMRTHGKSKRRTWRKLHLSVNPDTREIVAEILTENSCHDADAVPEMLEQVEQPVKKFHGDGSYDKWKVYEGLESEGIEPVIPPQHNAKIKQHGNSAEEPLPRDEAIRQIRRKGRRSWKEEVGYHRRSLAETTMYRVKQSFGSHLKNRVFENQQTEARLRCKIINQFTQLGLPQFEWS, from the coding sequence ATGGCTACGAAAGAAAAACGAACCTACAAAGTCACGAACTGGAAGGAGTATAACAAGTCGCTCATCGAGCGTGGAAACATCACTATTTGGTTTAGCGACGAGGCGTTGGAGAACTGGGAACATCCTAACGACCAGACAAAAGTCGGTCGCCCTTTTGTCTTCAGCGATACGGCGATCGAGTGCTTGCTGACGATTCGCGAACTGCTGAAACTTCCCTATCGGCAGACTGAGGGATTCGGCCGCTCGCTGGTGGCGATGTTGGGCGTCGAGGCAGCGATTCCCAATTATTCTTCGCTCGCCAAGCGAGCCAGCAAGCTGAATGTTTCGCTCGATATCGCTAACAAGAGGGGCGACATCGATATCGTGGTGGATAGCACCGGCATGAAAGTGTTTGGCGAGGGCGAATGGAAGATGCGGACGCATGGCAAGTCGAAGCGGCGGACATGGCGGAAGCTGCATTTGTCGGTGAATCCTGACACCCGCGAGATTGTGGCGGAGATTTTGACCGAGAACAGTTGCCACGATGCCGATGCGGTTCCCGAAATGCTGGAGCAGGTGGAGCAGCCCGTAAAAAAGTTTCACGGCGACGGTAGTTACGACAAGTGGAAGGTTTATGAAGGGCTGGAATCCGAAGGCATTGAGCCGGTGATTCCGCCGCAGCACAACGCCAAGATCAAACAACATGGCAACTCTGCGGAGGAGCCTTTGCCCCGGGACGAGGCAATTCGTCAGATTCGACGCAAGGGGCGTAGGAGTTGGAAAGAGGAAGTGGGCTATCATCGTAGAAGCTTGGCGGAAACGACCATGTACCGAGTGAAACAAAGCTTTGGGAGCCATCTCAAAAACCGAGTATTCGAAAACCAACAAACGGAAGCCCGCTTGCGCTGTAAAATCATCAATCAATTCACCCAACTCGGGCTTCCACAGTTCGAGTGGAGTTAG
- the ruvC gene encoding crossover junction endodeoxyribonuclease RuvC: MKILGIDPGLNITGYGVIEVAGRRVRLVEAGVVRGGSSSNKSLAERVAEVYRGVTEVIESHAPAVMAIEELYSHYDRPKTAILMGHARGAIILAAQLGDVNVKHYAATQIKKTLTGNGRAPKSQMQQAIARELGLAGPPEPADVADALAIAMTHWFLEGGPMSLVSQGKKGSS, from the coding sequence ATGAAAATCCTCGGCATCGATCCTGGGCTCAACATCACCGGCTACGGAGTGATTGAAGTCGCTGGCCGGCGAGTGCGGCTGGTCGAGGCCGGCGTGGTGCGGGGCGGGAGTTCGTCGAACAAGTCGCTCGCCGAGCGGGTGGCCGAGGTCTACCGCGGCGTGACCGAAGTAATCGAGTCGCACGCGCCTGCGGTGATGGCCATCGAGGAACTTTACTCGCACTACGACCGCCCCAAGACCGCCATCCTGATGGGCCACGCCCGCGGGGCGATCATCCTGGCCGCGCAACTCGGCGACGTGAATGTAAAACACTACGCGGCGACGCAGATCAAGAAAACGCTCACCGGCAACGGCCGCGCACCGAAGAGTCAAATGCAACAAGCCATCGCCCGCGAACTCGGACTGGCTGGCCCCCCAGAACCGGCCGACGTGGCCGACGCACTGGCAATTGCGATGACGCATTGGTTCTTAGAAGGTGGGCCGATGTCGCTAGTTAGTCAAGGAAAGAAGGGGAGCAGCTGA
- the cysS gene encoding cysteine--tRNA ligase has protein sequence MSTATETMTAASTAAHPTLQIYNTLSKKKEPFEPVVPGKVGIYLCGPTVYAEAHIGHMVGPVIFDCIKRYLTYCGYDVTWVVNITDVDDKLIKKANERGISMLEVAEENIADYNRNLAALGVDQIDEFPRATDCMGDIIGLVESLIEQGFAYESQGDVYFDVAKDRGYGKLSNRTVEGMQGDGGGAAERKRSTADFALWKSAKPDEPSWDSPWGKGRPGWHIECSAMSKKLLGETFDIHGGGLDLVFPHHENELAQSECCHSKPMVKYWAHNGLLRKDSAAGKIGGKNDRDDAPQPAGEAGGKMSRSAGAGGLQDLIGRQGGERIRFFLLRTHYRSTVLFSEEAIEEAAIGLETFYRLIKRYKRITTTDFYALTAPTHRGATSIAAGQAPVLTEAQKHKDKFLTAMDDDFNTGGAIAELFELAKLINKFCDEADLEGNGRGDAANIAALGLLMETIKELANTLGLFLAPPNAAGSSDELLGQVMQLVIDLRAESRAAKNFATADAIRDGLAPTGIVLEDRAGGTEWTGGNDGSLEGVMQMLIELRQTSRANKDFTTSDAIRDRLQALGVALEDRAGGTEWTRT, from the coding sequence ATGAGTACCGCCACCGAAACTATGACCGCCGCTAGCACCGCTGCCCACCCCACGCTGCAGATCTACAACACGCTCTCGAAGAAGAAGGAGCCGTTCGAGCCCGTCGTACCCGGCAAGGTAGGCATCTACCTGTGCGGTCCCACGGTCTACGCCGAGGCCCACATCGGCCACATGGTCGGCCCGGTAATCTTCGACTGCATCAAGCGGTACCTCACCTACTGCGGCTACGACGTCACGTGGGTGGTGAACATCACCGACGTCGACGACAAACTGATCAAGAAGGCCAACGAGCGCGGCATCAGCATGCTCGAAGTGGCCGAAGAGAACATTGCCGACTACAACCGCAACCTCGCTGCCCTCGGGGTCGATCAGATCGACGAGTTCCCGCGGGCGACCGACTGCATGGGCGACATCATCGGGCTGGTCGAGTCGCTCATCGAGCAAGGCTTCGCCTACGAGTCGCAAGGCGATGTGTACTTCGACGTCGCCAAGGATCGCGGGTACGGCAAGCTGTCGAACCGCACCGTCGAAGGCATGCAAGGCGACGGTGGCGGAGCGGCCGAGCGCAAGCGAAGCACTGCCGACTTTGCGCTTTGGAAATCGGCCAAGCCTGATGAACCAAGCTGGGACAGTCCCTGGGGCAAAGGCCGCCCGGGCTGGCACATCGAGTGCTCGGCGATGAGCAAGAAACTGCTGGGCGAAACGTTCGACATCCACGGCGGCGGCCTCGACCTGGTGTTCCCTCACCACGAGAACGAACTCGCCCAAAGCGAATGCTGCCACAGCAAGCCGATGGTCAAGTACTGGGCCCACAATGGTTTGTTGCGTAAGGATTCTGCGGCTGGCAAGATCGGTGGCAAGAACGATCGCGACGACGCCCCGCAGCCCGCAGGCGAAGCCGGTGGCAAGATGAGTCGTAGCGCGGGTGCCGGCGGTCTACAGGACCTGATCGGCCGCCAAGGTGGCGAGCGGATTCGCTTCTTCCTACTCCGCACTCACTATCGCAGCACCGTGCTCTTTAGCGAAGAAGCAATTGAAGAGGCGGCCATCGGGCTTGAGACGTTCTATCGTTTGATCAAGCGATACAAGCGGATCACCACCACCGACTTCTACGCATTGACCGCGCCGACGCATCGCGGGGCGACCTCCATTGCTGCAGGTCAGGCTCCGGTGCTCACCGAAGCCCAGAAGCACAAGGACAAGTTCCTGACTGCCATGGACGATGACTTCAACACCGGCGGTGCGATCGCCGAGTTGTTTGAACTCGCGAAGCTGATCAACAAGTTCTGCGACGAAGCCGACCTCGAAGGCAACGGGCGCGGCGACGCGGCCAACATTGCCGCGCTCGGCCTGTTGATGGAAACCATCAAAGAGCTAGCCAACACGCTGGGCCTGTTTTTGGCACCACCTAACGCGGCCGGCAGCTCCGACGAACTGCTTGGCCAGGTCATGCAACTGGTGATCGACCTGCGTGCCGAATCGCGGGCGGCCAAGAACTTTGCCACGGCCGATGCAATTCGCGACGGCCTGGCCCCCACCGGCATCGTGCTCGAAGATCGGGCTGGCGGCACCGAGTGGACCGGCGGCAACGATGGCTCGCTCGAAGGGGTCATGCAGATGCTCATCGAACTGCGACAGACTTCGCGAGCGAACAAGGACTTCACCACGTCCGACGCCATCCGCGACCGCCTGCAAGCGCTCGGCGTCGCCCTGGAAGACCGCGCCGGCGGCACCGAGTGGACCCGCACGTAA
- a CDS encoding DUF5615 family PIN-like protein, with the protein MNFLLDQGLPRSAISHLQLAGHDAVHVADLGQSRATDETILKLAIDSERVVVTLDADFHALLAAGASTSPSVIRIRIEGLKGPEIANIILQVVALTEKDIQQGAAVSVTSNAIRVRSLPLGQRPKLPK; encoded by the coding sequence ATGAACTTTCTTCTCGATCAAGGTTTGCCAAGAAGTGCCATTAGCCATTTGCAGTTGGCTGGTCACGACGCTGTACACGTTGCTGATTTGGGTCAATCAAGAGCCACCGATGAAACCATTCTAAAACTGGCCATTGATTCAGAGCGGGTGGTAGTTACTTTAGATGCCGACTTTCATGCTCTGTTGGCTGCAGGAGCGTCTACATCACCATCTGTTATTCGCATCCGAATAGAAGGGCTCAAAGGTCCGGAGATTGCCAACATCATTCTTCAGGTGGTCGCCTTGACTGAGAAAGATATCCAACAAGGTGCTGCTGTTTCTGTTACTTCGAATGCTATCCGTGTCCGCAGTCTTCCATTAGGACAGCGTCCTAAACTGCCGAAATAG
- a CDS encoding tetratricopeptide repeat protein has product MPRPTLLIRLFTTFRLLAMFVVAFGIASSSQGSEEPEAQKPDVDLFLFPSAAMRIEDYLKKDLIDGTRSDETCRQRAEQLLEAVVSYKSGDLEAVEAGLESFEELRKNNPSRGSCEAIDLFFSNLLQANIEFIRGDFEQADAALDRAAEVPHDLGNWAEAILASLQGHVHFAKYQFAKGMEDFELAASHCNWESPTAYHSLSLDVQLNLARGEAIVGKLKAANKRLYKALPRPLEETNPPSWEFMVMDHAVTTKGIILSESASWHEALEIFERSIAIRKYLRKETGNKELSFASEDVLLRILAARCAIDAKKYDKALNHLQKASQLCSNREKPRTPQLAENMVLTAITLYELGHVDEVEKLLKAIPTTTDSNISSAVPMSVTLIDMDDIPTDCPVEKRTSHYLRAETSLRNELHLRHVDAIAGAAMMLTYTDEPTSAQHYFQESLKEARALCGAGHPLASTIALCLADYHAKQGQLELAIATLEYQQQEAARDPCDFCNLKVAEGLKGDITKKLADFKAKLHPAEKTALRD; this is encoded by the coding sequence ATGCCAAGACCAACACTACTGATCAGGCTATTTACCACTTTCAGACTTCTCGCGATGTTCGTGGTCGCATTCGGTATTGCCAGCAGTTCGCAAGGGTCTGAGGAGCCAGAAGCACAAAAACCTGACGTGGATCTCTTTCTATTCCCTTCCGCAGCCATGCGAATAGAGGACTACCTTAAAAAGGATTTGATCGACGGAACACGCTCAGACGAAACTTGTCGACAGAGAGCAGAGCAGCTATTGGAAGCTGTCGTTTCTTACAAGTCCGGAGATCTCGAAGCGGTCGAGGCAGGCCTGGAGTCGTTTGAAGAACTGCGCAAAAACAATCCATCTCGCGGCTCTTGCGAAGCGATTGATCTATTCTTTTCCAATCTCTTGCAGGCGAATATCGAGTTCATTCGTGGCGACTTCGAGCAGGCCGATGCGGCACTAGATCGTGCCGCGGAAGTACCCCACGATTTGGGAAACTGGGCCGAAGCGATACTCGCCAGTCTCCAAGGCCATGTCCATTTTGCAAAGTACCAGTTTGCGAAAGGCATGGAGGATTTTGAGCTAGCCGCTTCCCACTGCAATTGGGAGAGTCCAACAGCTTACCACAGCCTTAGCCTTGATGTTCAATTGAACCTTGCTCGCGGCGAAGCGATCGTCGGCAAACTAAAGGCCGCCAACAAGCGACTATACAAAGCCCTCCCTAGACCACTAGAAGAGACGAATCCTCCCTCTTGGGAGTTTATGGTGATGGATCACGCCGTTACCACGAAGGGGATCATTTTATCAGAGAGTGCTTCATGGCATGAAGCATTGGAGATTTTTGAACGAAGCATTGCGATTCGAAAATACCTACGGAAGGAAACTGGTAACAAAGAACTCTCATTCGCTTCGGAGGACGTGCTTCTGCGCATCCTTGCGGCACGCTGCGCAATCGATGCCAAAAAATACGACAAAGCCTTAAACCATCTACAGAAGGCTAGTCAGCTCTGCAGCAATAGGGAGAAACCACGCACTCCGCAACTGGCTGAGAACATGGTGCTCACCGCGATCACTCTCTATGAGCTGGGGCATGTGGACGAAGTCGAAAAATTGTTGAAAGCGATCCCAACAACAACAGACTCGAACATTTCCTCCGCCGTGCCGATGTCGGTGACACTCATCGACATGGACGATATCCCAACGGATTGTCCCGTTGAAAAACGAACGTCGCATTATTTGCGCGCGGAAACTTCGCTACGCAATGAACTCCACTTGCGACATGTGGATGCCATAGCTGGTGCTGCGATGATGTTGACTTACACAGACGAACCAACATCGGCACAACATTACTTTCAGGAGTCGCTTAAGGAAGCACGTGCGTTGTGTGGCGCAGGCCATCCTCTTGCTTCTACCATTGCTCTTTGCCTCGCCGATTATCATGCGAAACAAGGACAATTGGAGCTGGCGATTGCAACCCTGGAGTATCAGCAACAGGAGGCTGCCCGAGACCCTTGCGATTTCTGCAACCTCAAAGTAGCAGAAGGCTTAAAGGGTGATATCACGAAGAAACTCGCAGACTTCAAGGCGAAACTCCATCCCGCAGAAAAGACAGCACTGCGGGATTGA